One Zerene cesonia ecotype Mississippi chromosome 9, Zerene_cesonia_1.1, whole genome shotgun sequence DNA window includes the following coding sequences:
- the LOC119829203 gene encoding uncharacterized abhydrolase domain-containing protein DDB_G0269086-like isoform X9, giving the protein MVDDVKDITEKAESKEALDRARLARERREAEQRKRLDELRAHAAAAQAQREKRDEDRRKRQAEQRARDDDRRQQEVISENSGPITNGKVEERKRAIWEASISRREALLQREKDRTERLERARAARSAPRPAFAFGSSTPRLLEPVDSAGFFWAARSTNPIDQMNFFESLAASTTNVMFASAPLTRRASALQLDTSDTDNKDEAERSPAAAWTSVARRRTDLVPTVPAPRAPGEAGSASAASTPAVSRDGSTVARAQSAPRRPRPLSLHVAPAPPPPRPAAPLGPGEGKPPVHRKPKPAKEQEKKGGKSLSVSPGPRDLVVDDMSKSVTSEIRQVDAQEVTQKLEALQVTDDAPAHNNTIENVENIEAKIETNTHKVQENRTEEKVEVQKETQKEIQKETQKVEPKKEPSVEKTEENEMTASMISRRITTEEEAKAALAERRRRAREELERQAELERLRLQREAEEEAERQRQEEERQRREEEEARELAALQRRLEEEKLQRAIEAQQQLEREEGSRRAREEAERAARARDELEKRRAGELAERRRAAELEREERERLARKQRVEAIMARTRLKKQAEEDKKKQEQEQKPAESQTAADTQKQAQANDAPKQDGAEANSDAAQPAETVQVAGLPQSAYEITENSTATAQPESAHSTDDADAQPKAESVQDGKVESPVEDNVASVTDNFNGNVQTADLLSLATSQPEENPSREPPAERPHAAANNGNVTADLLGLSDDNESKDTTGEQSSIKQIDNASQPEANNGNVAHVGHISANFIQTERMAEHNQKIEKLLDDDFTTHNGHGLNHPLTLQNAI; this is encoded by the exons gAGGTGATCTCCGAAAATTCTGGACCGATCACCAATGGAAAG GTAGAAGAGCGAAAACGCGCGATATGGGAGGCGTCCATATCGCGACGGGAAGCGCTACTGCAGCGCGAGAAGGACCGCACCGAGCGGCTGgagcgcgcgcgcgccgcccgctcGGCGCCGCGGCCCGCGTTCGCGTTCGGCTCGTCGACGCCGCGGCTGCTCGAGCCGGTCGACTCGGCGGGATTCTTTTGGGCTGCGCGCAG TACCAACCCCATAGATCAGATGAACTTTTTTGAGTCACt GGCGGCATCAACGACTAATGTGATGTTCGCGTCTGCGCCGCTGACAAGACGCGCCTCAGCGCTTCAGTTGGACACTTCCGACACTGATAACAAAG ACGAGGCGGAGCGCTCCCCGGCCGCCGCGTGGACGTCGGTGGCGCGCCGGCGCACCGACCTCGTGCCGACGGTGCCGGCCCCGCGCGCGCCAG GCGAGGCGGGGAGCGCGAGCGCGGCGAGCACGCCGGCGGTGTCGCGCGACGGCTCGACGGTGGCGCGCGCGCAGtcggcgccgcgccgcccgcgcccgctgTCGCTGCACGTGGCGCCCGCGCCACCGCCGCCGAGACCGG CAGCACCTTTGGGCCCCGGCGAAGGAAAGCCGCCCGTTCACAGAAAGCCAAAACCAGCCAAAGAACAAGAAAAG AAGGGAGGCAAGTCGCTGTCAGTATCGCCGGGCCCGCGGGATCTCGTTGTTGACGATATGTCCAAG TCGGTGACGTCGGAAATACGGCAAGTGGACGCCCAGGAGGTGACGCAGAAGCTGGAGGCGCTGCAAGTCACTGACGATGCGCCTGCGCATAATAAC ACAATCGAAAACGTAGAGAACATAGAAGCCAAAATAGAAACGAACACACATAAAGTACAAGAGAATAGAACAGAAGAGAAGGTGGAAGTGCAGAAGGAGACGCAGAAAGAGATACAGAAGGAGACACAGAAGGTGGAGCCGAAGAAGGAACCTTCTGTTGAAAAGACTGAGGAGAATGAAATGACTG CGTCGATGATATCGCGGCGCATCACGACGGAGGAGGAGGCGAAGGCGGCGCTGGCggagcggcggcggcgcgcgcgcgagGAGCTCGAGCGGCAGGCCGAGCTGGAGCGGCTCAG ACTGCAGCGCGAGGCGGAGGAGGAGGCCGAGCGGCAGCGGCAGGAGGAGGAGCGGCAGCGGCGCGAGGAGGAGGAGGCGCGCGAGCTCGCCGCGCTGCAGCGCCGCCTGGAGGAGGAGAAGCTGCAGCGCGCCATCGAG GCGCAGCAGCAGCTGGAGCGCGAGGAGGGgtcgcggcgcgcgcgcgagGAGGCGgagcgggcggcgcgcgcgcgcgacGAGCTGGAGAAGCGGCGCGCCGGCGAGCTGGCCgagcgccgccgcgccgccgagCTCGAGCGCGAGGAGCGCGAGCGGCTCGCGCGCAAGCAGCGCGTCGAGGCCATCATGGCGCGCACGCGCCTCAAGAAG CAAGCGGAGGAGGACAAGAAGAAACAAGAGCAAGAACAAAAACCGGCCGAGAGTCAGACGGCGGCCGACACACAAAAGCAAGCACAAGCGAACGACGCCCCGAAGCAAGACGGCGCCGAAGCGAACAGCGACGCTGCGCAACCAGCCGAGACTGTCCAGGTTGCTGGACTGCCGCAATCGGCGTACGAGATCACGGAGAATTCGACCGCAACCGCTCAGCCCGAGAGTGCACATTCGACTGACGATGCAGACGCCCAGCCGAAAGCGGAAAGCGTACAGGATGGTAAAGTGGAGAGTCCGGTTGAGGATAACGTAGCCAGCGTTACGGATAACTTCAACGGGAATGTACAAACGGCGGATTTATTGTCGCTTGCAACTAGTCAG cCCGAAGAGAATCCATCTCGCGAGCCGCCAGCGGAGCGGCCGCACGCCGCCGCCAACAATGGCAACGTTACTGCCGACCTGCTTGGCTTGTCCGACGACAATGAG AGTAAGGACACCACCGGCGAGCAGTCGTCCATCAAACAAATCGACAACGCCAGCCAACCGGAGGCCAACAATGGCAACGTGGCCCACGTTGGCCACATATCCGCCAACTTCATACAAACCGAGCGCATGGCGGAACACAACCAAAAGATCGAGAAGCTTCTCGACGACGACTTCACGACGCACAACGGCCACGGGCTCAATCACCCGCTGACGTTGCAAAATGCGATCTAA
- the LOC119829203 gene encoding uncharacterized abhydrolase domain-containing protein DDB_G0269086-like isoform X7 produces the protein MVDDVKDITEKAESKEALDRARLARERREAEQRKRLDELRAHAAAAQAQREKRDEDRRKRQAEQRARDDDRRQQEVISENSGPITNGKVEERKRAIWEASISRREALLQREKDRTERLERARAARSAPRPAFAFGSSTPRLLEPVDSAGFFWAARSTNPIDQMNFFESLAASTTNVMFASAPLTRRASALQLDTSDTDNKDEAERSPAAAWTSVARRRTDLVPTVPAPRAPEGRSGDTTPGSRPGSALSGGGAGVVRRASSAPRKPRPASIAGTGCNTPRGEAGSASAASTPAVSRDGSTVARAQSAPRRPRPLSLHVAPAPPPPRPAAPLGPGEGKPPVHRKPKPAKEQEKKGGKSLSVSPGPRDLVVDDMSKSVTSEIRQVDAQEVTQKLEALQVTDDAPAHNNTIENVENIEAKIETNTHKVQENRTEEKVEVQKETQKEIQKETQKVEPKKEPSVEKTEENEMTASMISRRITTEEEAKAALAERRRRAREELERQAELERLRLQREAEEEAERQRQEEERQRREEEEARELAALQRRLEEEKLQRAIEAQQQLEREEGSRRAREEAERAARARDELEKRRAGELAERRRAAELEREERERLARKQRVEAIMARTRLKKQAEEDKKKQEQEQKPAESQTAADTQKQAQANDAPKQDGAEANSDAAQPAETVQVAGLPQSAYEITENSTATAQPESAHSTDDADAQPKAESVQDGKVESPVEDNVASVTDNFNGNVQTADLLSLATSQPEENPSREPPAERPHAAANNGNVTADLLGLSDDNESKDTTGEQSSIKQIDNASQPEANNGNVAHVGHISANFIQTERMAEHNQKIEKLLDDDFTTHNGHGLNHPLTLQNAI, from the exons gAGGTGATCTCCGAAAATTCTGGACCGATCACCAATGGAAAG GTAGAAGAGCGAAAACGCGCGATATGGGAGGCGTCCATATCGCGACGGGAAGCGCTACTGCAGCGCGAGAAGGACCGCACCGAGCGGCTGgagcgcgcgcgcgccgcccgctcGGCGCCGCGGCCCGCGTTCGCGTTCGGCTCGTCGACGCCGCGGCTGCTCGAGCCGGTCGACTCGGCGGGATTCTTTTGGGCTGCGCGCAG TACCAACCCCATAGATCAGATGAACTTTTTTGAGTCACt GGCGGCATCAACGACTAATGTGATGTTCGCGTCTGCGCCGCTGACAAGACGCGCCTCAGCGCTTCAGTTGGACACTTCCGACACTGATAACAAAG ACGAGGCGGAGCGCTCCCCGGCCGCCGCGTGGACGTCGGTGGCGCGCCGGCGCACCGACCTCGTGCCGACGGTGCCGGCCCCGCGCGCGCCAG aGGGGCGGTCGGGCGACACGACGCCCGGCTCGCGGCCCGGCAGCGCGCTgtcgggcggcggcgcgggcgtgGTGCGGCGCGCCAGCTCGGCGCCGCGCAAGCCGCGCCCCGCCTCCATCGCGGGCACCGGCTGCAACACCCCGAGAG GCGAGGCGGGGAGCGCGAGCGCGGCGAGCACGCCGGCGGTGTCGCGCGACGGCTCGACGGTGGCGCGCGCGCAGtcggcgccgcgccgcccgcgcccgctgTCGCTGCACGTGGCGCCCGCGCCACCGCCGCCGAGACCGG CAGCACCTTTGGGCCCCGGCGAAGGAAAGCCGCCCGTTCACAGAAAGCCAAAACCAGCCAAAGAACAAGAAAAG AAGGGAGGCAAGTCGCTGTCAGTATCGCCGGGCCCGCGGGATCTCGTTGTTGACGATATGTCCAAG TCGGTGACGTCGGAAATACGGCAAGTGGACGCCCAGGAGGTGACGCAGAAGCTGGAGGCGCTGCAAGTCACTGACGATGCGCCTGCGCATAATAAC ACAATCGAAAACGTAGAGAACATAGAAGCCAAAATAGAAACGAACACACATAAAGTACAAGAGAATAGAACAGAAGAGAAGGTGGAAGTGCAGAAGGAGACGCAGAAAGAGATACAGAAGGAGACACAGAAGGTGGAGCCGAAGAAGGAACCTTCTGTTGAAAAGACTGAGGAGAATGAAATGACTG CGTCGATGATATCGCGGCGCATCACGACGGAGGAGGAGGCGAAGGCGGCGCTGGCggagcggcggcggcgcgcgcgcgagGAGCTCGAGCGGCAGGCCGAGCTGGAGCGGCTCAG ACTGCAGCGCGAGGCGGAGGAGGAGGCCGAGCGGCAGCGGCAGGAGGAGGAGCGGCAGCGGCGCGAGGAGGAGGAGGCGCGCGAGCTCGCCGCGCTGCAGCGCCGCCTGGAGGAGGAGAAGCTGCAGCGCGCCATCGAG GCGCAGCAGCAGCTGGAGCGCGAGGAGGGgtcgcggcgcgcgcgcgagGAGGCGgagcgggcggcgcgcgcgcgcgacGAGCTGGAGAAGCGGCGCGCCGGCGAGCTGGCCgagcgccgccgcgccgccgagCTCGAGCGCGAGGAGCGCGAGCGGCTCGCGCGCAAGCAGCGCGTCGAGGCCATCATGGCGCGCACGCGCCTCAAGAAG CAAGCGGAGGAGGACAAGAAGAAACAAGAGCAAGAACAAAAACCGGCCGAGAGTCAGACGGCGGCCGACACACAAAAGCAAGCACAAGCGAACGACGCCCCGAAGCAAGACGGCGCCGAAGCGAACAGCGACGCTGCGCAACCAGCCGAGACTGTCCAGGTTGCTGGACTGCCGCAATCGGCGTACGAGATCACGGAGAATTCGACCGCAACCGCTCAGCCCGAGAGTGCACATTCGACTGACGATGCAGACGCCCAGCCGAAAGCGGAAAGCGTACAGGATGGTAAAGTGGAGAGTCCGGTTGAGGATAACGTAGCCAGCGTTACGGATAACTTCAACGGGAATGTACAAACGGCGGATTTATTGTCGCTTGCAACTAGTCAG cCCGAAGAGAATCCATCTCGCGAGCCGCCAGCGGAGCGGCCGCACGCCGCCGCCAACAATGGCAACGTTACTGCCGACCTGCTTGGCTTGTCCGACGACAATGAG AGTAAGGACACCACCGGCGAGCAGTCGTCCATCAAACAAATCGACAACGCCAGCCAACCGGAGGCCAACAATGGCAACGTGGCCCACGTTGGCCACATATCCGCCAACTTCATACAAACCGAGCGCATGGCGGAACACAACCAAAAGATCGAGAAGCTTCTCGACGACGACTTCACGACGCACAACGGCCACGGGCTCAATCACCCGCTGACGTTGCAAAATGCGATCTAA
- the LOC119829203 gene encoding MAP7 domain-containing protein 2-like isoform X2, with product MVDDVKDITEKAESKEALDRARLARERREAEQRKRLDELRAHAAAAQAQREKRDEDRRKRQAEQRARDDDRRQQEVISENSGPITNGKVEERKRAIWEASISRREALLQREKDRTERLERARAARSAPRPAFAFGSSTPRLLEPVDSAGFFWAARSTNPIDQMNFFESLAASTTNVMFASAPLTRRASALQLDTSDTDNKDEAERSPAAAWTSVARRRTDLVPTVPAPRAPGRAYSMTRLDRLPARPLHSASPSMHHLNRSQGRSGDTTPGSRPGSALSGGGAGVVRRASSAPRKPRPASIAGTGCNTPRGEAGSASAASTPAVSRDGSTVARAQSAPRRPRPLSLHVAPAPPPPRPAAPLGPGEGKPPVHRKPKPAKEQEKKGGKSLSVSPGPRDLVVDDMSKSVTSEIRQVDAQEVTQKLEALQVTDDAPAHNNTIENVENIEAKIETNTHKVQENRTEEKVEVQKETQKEIQKETQKVEPKKEPSVEKTEENEMTASMISRRITTEEEAKAALAERRRRAREELERQAELERLRLQREAEEEAERQRQEEERQRREEEEARELAALQRRLEEEKLQRAIEAQQQLEREEGSRRAREEAERAARARDELEKRRAGELAERRRAAELEREERERLARKQRVEAIMARTRLKKQAEEDKKKQEQEQKPAESQTAADTQKQAQANDAPKQDGAEANSDAAQPAETVQVAGLPQSAYEITENSTATAQPESAHSTDDADAQPKAESVQDGKVESPVEDNVASVTDNFNGNVQTADLLSLATSQPEENPSREPPAERPHAAANNGNVTADLLGLSDDNESKDTTGEQSSIKQIDNASQPEANNGNVAHVGHISANFIQTERMAEHNQKIEKLLDDDFTTHNGHGLNHPLTLQNAI from the exons gAGGTGATCTCCGAAAATTCTGGACCGATCACCAATGGAAAG GTAGAAGAGCGAAAACGCGCGATATGGGAGGCGTCCATATCGCGACGGGAAGCGCTACTGCAGCGCGAGAAGGACCGCACCGAGCGGCTGgagcgcgcgcgcgccgcccgctcGGCGCCGCGGCCCGCGTTCGCGTTCGGCTCGTCGACGCCGCGGCTGCTCGAGCCGGTCGACTCGGCGGGATTCTTTTGGGCTGCGCGCAG TACCAACCCCATAGATCAGATGAACTTTTTTGAGTCACt GGCGGCATCAACGACTAATGTGATGTTCGCGTCTGCGCCGCTGACAAGACGCGCCTCAGCGCTTCAGTTGGACACTTCCGACACTGATAACAAAG ACGAGGCGGAGCGCTCCCCGGCCGCCGCGTGGACGTCGGTGGCGCGCCGGCGCACCGACCTCGTGCCGACGGTGCCGGCCCCGCGCGCGCCAGGTAGGGCGTACTCTATGACGCGCCTCGACAGGCTGCCGGCCCGGCCGCTGCACTCGGCCTCGCCCTCCATGCACCACCTCAACAGGAGCC aGGGGCGGTCGGGCGACACGACGCCCGGCTCGCGGCCCGGCAGCGCGCTgtcgggcggcggcgcgggcgtgGTGCGGCGCGCCAGCTCGGCGCCGCGCAAGCCGCGCCCCGCCTCCATCGCGGGCACCGGCTGCAACACCCCGAGAG GCGAGGCGGGGAGCGCGAGCGCGGCGAGCACGCCGGCGGTGTCGCGCGACGGCTCGACGGTGGCGCGCGCGCAGtcggcgccgcgccgcccgcgcccgctgTCGCTGCACGTGGCGCCCGCGCCACCGCCGCCGAGACCGG CAGCACCTTTGGGCCCCGGCGAAGGAAAGCCGCCCGTTCACAGAAAGCCAAAACCAGCCAAAGAACAAGAAAAG AAGGGAGGCAAGTCGCTGTCAGTATCGCCGGGCCCGCGGGATCTCGTTGTTGACGATATGTCCAAG TCGGTGACGTCGGAAATACGGCAAGTGGACGCCCAGGAGGTGACGCAGAAGCTGGAGGCGCTGCAAGTCACTGACGATGCGCCTGCGCATAATAAC ACAATCGAAAACGTAGAGAACATAGAAGCCAAAATAGAAACGAACACACATAAAGTACAAGAGAATAGAACAGAAGAGAAGGTGGAAGTGCAGAAGGAGACGCAGAAAGAGATACAGAAGGAGACACAGAAGGTGGAGCCGAAGAAGGAACCTTCTGTTGAAAAGACTGAGGAGAATGAAATGACTG CGTCGATGATATCGCGGCGCATCACGACGGAGGAGGAGGCGAAGGCGGCGCTGGCggagcggcggcggcgcgcgcgcgagGAGCTCGAGCGGCAGGCCGAGCTGGAGCGGCTCAG ACTGCAGCGCGAGGCGGAGGAGGAGGCCGAGCGGCAGCGGCAGGAGGAGGAGCGGCAGCGGCGCGAGGAGGAGGAGGCGCGCGAGCTCGCCGCGCTGCAGCGCCGCCTGGAGGAGGAGAAGCTGCAGCGCGCCATCGAG GCGCAGCAGCAGCTGGAGCGCGAGGAGGGgtcgcggcgcgcgcgcgagGAGGCGgagcgggcggcgcgcgcgcgcgacGAGCTGGAGAAGCGGCGCGCCGGCGAGCTGGCCgagcgccgccgcgccgccgagCTCGAGCGCGAGGAGCGCGAGCGGCTCGCGCGCAAGCAGCGCGTCGAGGCCATCATGGCGCGCACGCGCCTCAAGAAG CAAGCGGAGGAGGACAAGAAGAAACAAGAGCAAGAACAAAAACCGGCCGAGAGTCAGACGGCGGCCGACACACAAAAGCAAGCACAAGCGAACGACGCCCCGAAGCAAGACGGCGCCGAAGCGAACAGCGACGCTGCGCAACCAGCCGAGACTGTCCAGGTTGCTGGACTGCCGCAATCGGCGTACGAGATCACGGAGAATTCGACCGCAACCGCTCAGCCCGAGAGTGCACATTCGACTGACGATGCAGACGCCCAGCCGAAAGCGGAAAGCGTACAGGATGGTAAAGTGGAGAGTCCGGTTGAGGATAACGTAGCCAGCGTTACGGATAACTTCAACGGGAATGTACAAACGGCGGATTTATTGTCGCTTGCAACTAGTCAG cCCGAAGAGAATCCATCTCGCGAGCCGCCAGCGGAGCGGCCGCACGCCGCCGCCAACAATGGCAACGTTACTGCCGACCTGCTTGGCTTGTCCGACGACAATGAG AGTAAGGACACCACCGGCGAGCAGTCGTCCATCAAACAAATCGACAACGCCAGCCAACCGGAGGCCAACAATGGCAACGTGGCCCACGTTGGCCACATATCCGCCAACTTCATACAAACCGAGCGCATGGCGGAACACAACCAAAAGATCGAGAAGCTTCTCGACGACGACTTCACGACGCACAACGGCCACGGGCTCAATCACCCGCTGACGTTGCAAAATGCGATCTAA
- the LOC119829203 gene encoding ensconsin-like isoform X5: MVDDVKDITEKAESKEALDRARLARERREAEQRKRLDELRAHAAAAQAQREKRDEDRRKRQAEQRARDDDRRQQEVISENSGPITNGKVEERKRAIWEASISRREALLQREKDRTERLERARAARSAPRPAFAFGSSTPRLLEPVDSAGFFWAARRAASTTNVMFASAPLTRRASALQLDTSDTDNKDEAERSPAAAWTSVARRRTDLVPTVPAPRAPGRAYSMTRLDRLPARPLHSASPSMHHLNRSQGRSGDTTPGSRPGSALSGGGAGVVRRASSAPRKPRPASIAGTGCNTPRGEAGSASAASTPAVSRDGSTVARAQSAPRRPRPLSLHVAPAPPPPRPAAPLGPGEGKPPVHRKPKPAKEQEKKGGKSLSVSPGPRDLVVDDMSKSVTSEIRQVDAQEVTQKLEALQVTDDAPAHNNTIENVENIEAKIETNTHKVQENRTEEKVEVQKETQKEIQKETQKVEPKKEPSVEKTEENEMTASMISRRITTEEEAKAALAERRRRAREELERQAELERLRLQREAEEEAERQRQEEERQRREEEEARELAALQRRLEEEKLQRAIEAQQQLEREEGSRRAREEAERAARARDELEKRRAGELAERRRAAELEREERERLARKQRVEAIMARTRLKKQAEEDKKKQEQEQKPAESQTAADTQKQAQANDAPKQDGAEANSDAAQPAETVQVAGLPQSAYEITENSTATAQPESAHSTDDADAQPKAESVQDGKVESPVEDNVASVTDNFNGNVQTADLLSLATSQPEENPSREPPAERPHAAANNGNVTADLLGLSDDNESKDTTGEQSSIKQIDNASQPEANNGNVAHVGHISANFIQTERMAEHNQKIEKLLDDDFTTHNGHGLNHPLTLQNAI; this comes from the exons gAGGTGATCTCCGAAAATTCTGGACCGATCACCAATGGAAAG GTAGAAGAGCGAAAACGCGCGATATGGGAGGCGTCCATATCGCGACGGGAAGCGCTACTGCAGCGCGAGAAGGACCGCACCGAGCGGCTGgagcgcgcgcgcgccgcccgctcGGCGCCGCGGCCCGCGTTCGCGTTCGGCTCGTCGACGCCGCGGCTGCTCGAGCCGGTCGACTCGGCGGGATTCTTTTGGGCTGCGCGCAG GGCGGCATCAACGACTAATGTGATGTTCGCGTCTGCGCCGCTGACAAGACGCGCCTCAGCGCTTCAGTTGGACACTTCCGACACTGATAACAAAG ACGAGGCGGAGCGCTCCCCGGCCGCCGCGTGGACGTCGGTGGCGCGCCGGCGCACCGACCTCGTGCCGACGGTGCCGGCCCCGCGCGCGCCAGGTAGGGCGTACTCTATGACGCGCCTCGACAGGCTGCCGGCCCGGCCGCTGCACTCGGCCTCGCCCTCCATGCACCACCTCAACAGGAGCC aGGGGCGGTCGGGCGACACGACGCCCGGCTCGCGGCCCGGCAGCGCGCTgtcgggcggcggcgcgggcgtgGTGCGGCGCGCCAGCTCGGCGCCGCGCAAGCCGCGCCCCGCCTCCATCGCGGGCACCGGCTGCAACACCCCGAGAG GCGAGGCGGGGAGCGCGAGCGCGGCGAGCACGCCGGCGGTGTCGCGCGACGGCTCGACGGTGGCGCGCGCGCAGtcggcgccgcgccgcccgcgcccgctgTCGCTGCACGTGGCGCCCGCGCCACCGCCGCCGAGACCGG CAGCACCTTTGGGCCCCGGCGAAGGAAAGCCGCCCGTTCACAGAAAGCCAAAACCAGCCAAAGAACAAGAAAAG AAGGGAGGCAAGTCGCTGTCAGTATCGCCGGGCCCGCGGGATCTCGTTGTTGACGATATGTCCAAG TCGGTGACGTCGGAAATACGGCAAGTGGACGCCCAGGAGGTGACGCAGAAGCTGGAGGCGCTGCAAGTCACTGACGATGCGCCTGCGCATAATAAC ACAATCGAAAACGTAGAGAACATAGAAGCCAAAATAGAAACGAACACACATAAAGTACAAGAGAATAGAACAGAAGAGAAGGTGGAAGTGCAGAAGGAGACGCAGAAAGAGATACAGAAGGAGACACAGAAGGTGGAGCCGAAGAAGGAACCTTCTGTTGAAAAGACTGAGGAGAATGAAATGACTG CGTCGATGATATCGCGGCGCATCACGACGGAGGAGGAGGCGAAGGCGGCGCTGGCggagcggcggcggcgcgcgcgcgagGAGCTCGAGCGGCAGGCCGAGCTGGAGCGGCTCAG ACTGCAGCGCGAGGCGGAGGAGGAGGCCGAGCGGCAGCGGCAGGAGGAGGAGCGGCAGCGGCGCGAGGAGGAGGAGGCGCGCGAGCTCGCCGCGCTGCAGCGCCGCCTGGAGGAGGAGAAGCTGCAGCGCGCCATCGAG GCGCAGCAGCAGCTGGAGCGCGAGGAGGGgtcgcggcgcgcgcgcgagGAGGCGgagcgggcggcgcgcgcgcgcgacGAGCTGGAGAAGCGGCGCGCCGGCGAGCTGGCCgagcgccgccgcgccgccgagCTCGAGCGCGAGGAGCGCGAGCGGCTCGCGCGCAAGCAGCGCGTCGAGGCCATCATGGCGCGCACGCGCCTCAAGAAG CAAGCGGAGGAGGACAAGAAGAAACAAGAGCAAGAACAAAAACCGGCCGAGAGTCAGACGGCGGCCGACACACAAAAGCAAGCACAAGCGAACGACGCCCCGAAGCAAGACGGCGCCGAAGCGAACAGCGACGCTGCGCAACCAGCCGAGACTGTCCAGGTTGCTGGACTGCCGCAATCGGCGTACGAGATCACGGAGAATTCGACCGCAACCGCTCAGCCCGAGAGTGCACATTCGACTGACGATGCAGACGCCCAGCCGAAAGCGGAAAGCGTACAGGATGGTAAAGTGGAGAGTCCGGTTGAGGATAACGTAGCCAGCGTTACGGATAACTTCAACGGGAATGTACAAACGGCGGATTTATTGTCGCTTGCAACTAGTCAG cCCGAAGAGAATCCATCTCGCGAGCCGCCAGCGGAGCGGCCGCACGCCGCCGCCAACAATGGCAACGTTACTGCCGACCTGCTTGGCTTGTCCGACGACAATGAG AGTAAGGACACCACCGGCGAGCAGTCGTCCATCAAACAAATCGACAACGCCAGCCAACCGGAGGCCAACAATGGCAACGTGGCCCACGTTGGCCACATATCCGCCAACTTCATACAAACCGAGCGCATGGCGGAACACAACCAAAAGATCGAGAAGCTTCTCGACGACGACTTCACGACGCACAACGGCCACGGGCTCAATCACCCGCTGACGTTGCAAAATGCGATCTAA